A window of Papilio machaon chromosome 1, ilPapMach1.1, whole genome shotgun sequence contains these coding sequences:
- the LOC106714274 gene encoding RB1-inducible coiled-coil protein 1 isoform X5, giving the protein MLYVFHVDAGQMTTYDMNLTLQSVANLKLAIERKIKVPANSLVLLVSGGEVLQSDHIVSSYSAGTDTNPIYMFSKPSVKDSRLKQSLVGDLSPIVELSTGAFRSETRSAFEGKSIVDLRSSVEMCCSLPPTVHTVISCATLAQQFSDLAHEVSRSCDQLVLEQHLQHQGWAAVVANLEDIYSEFCERSKSFKESFRKHRLKKEEYHEMLNTLNDVLKSLKKIPILPALQLHAEAHRFSAFDVFEETDFEGHHYRINQPLDNSSENRAYQDFGVEAFKLSEEDVFNQKNPSTSKEAESSEEIPQTEESDEGVLFKANSYDEKDQPTLLHWILAQGNKASLQDILDYCEKGLALIDAEPLKEREAELYHILEYANMHGLKQIKGIEDRLYGLDQLLSEVKKIERDQHDQAASLIQYRDRLNTACDPSVLPTLVQSHCCQLEKLLSGHQVLLDIRRRIANSKDELSHILKARLEAVLMIENSMSVQDAHAMLSFQCFNRLARYFGIVAQLHQAPAVFVRAAHEVARRRAFSTSHLKWATDLAEKLQKIHEEEVNRRQEFNSLFEGHFLKNLFPGMTELPPAYATQAPPVFDARLPNISDEDVDYISNTFPDLAKDVPHYDMEATVKFFHQRLSASDHEERDIDIQVDLDKDFESETEAGDFEKLSRQSGLSKQKMDISTTCAPETLAVSTLTEDNMDTHKINIEKLQDFLSKLCTLCKVNILYIKEELVKLKMDIDEQKKYMSGKYLEVIKEWDKSNSEAAIRFREQTQRLTVDHELEMSDMKASLTDKDEIINCLKRENEEMKVQHEMDIKRLETECQSYKELVEKTREELKAVEKNLEETEAQKQKMHMDFKAEIEVMRSRFRFVALTNMDRSPSESSLEKIERADVIEINSHNAIVMQTKENAEVEKEEAVRVAVEKCRAECEQKITAEVALLKAKFEADKQVTVNEVTRRLLAEKDRQLEAGREREAALLRECGKHRDTIRQLTDPDTDSADTMLKTQLATLENEKAALQTQIAELKKELEKKNDEGDKSREDDSEGSRSSPKREETCVRRGRARCHTPCGLAAGALSLSSCLPGHTVLLLWDPAHLNYTVMQEASMMYFVHSDCLPALDLSIHVKNESERRLYTVATVDSKEFCYAKKNGNRYQMPRGSRFYRVRVRPLRPHLPLPPCCDQRHKQDIQKAVDTSQSTSSNTDEACRVGGVSEVGGASEVGEVATATLINLESPVAGESEAQREAEDQLDSIEASDQWNSARMHMSTVSAVTDMECSVGRCVGAELELAQEAAP; this is encoded by the exons ATGCTTTATGTGTTCCATGTGGATGCTGGTCAAATGACCACATATGATATGAACCTCACCTTGCAAAG tgtGGCCAACCTAAAACTTGCTATCGAGAGGAAAATCAAAGTTCCAGCAAATTCTCTGGTCCTCCTTGTGAGTGGAGGAGAGGTGTTACAATCAGATCATATAGTGTCTTCTTACAGTGCTGGCACTGACACTAACCCTATATACATGTTCAGCAAACCATCAGTAAAAGATAGTCGCTTGAAACAGTcat tggTGGGTGATCTCAGTCCAATTGTGGAACTGAGTACAGGTGCGTTCCGTAGCGAGACTCGTAGCGCATTCGAAGGCAAGTCTATTGTTGACTTGAGGAGTTCAGTGGAAATGTGCTGTTCATTACCACCAACTGTTCATACGGTTATATCATGTGCTACATTAGCTCAGCAGTTCAGTGACCTTGCACATGAAGTGTCAAGGAGTTGTGACCAGCTTGTTCTGGAACAGCATTTGCAACATCAG ggTTGGGCAGCTGTTGTTGCTAACCTAGAAGATATCTACAGTGAATTTTGTGAACGGTCAAAGAGTTTTAAAGAATCATTTCGGAAACATCGTCTAAAAAAGGAAGAGTATcatgaaatgttaaatac aCTCAATGacgtattaaaaagtttaaaaaagatCCCAATCCTCCCTGCGCTTCAATTACATGCAGAAGCGCATCGGTTTTCGGCTTTCGATGTGTTCGAGGAGACGGACTTTGAGGGACATCATTACAGGATCAATCAACCATTGGACAACAGTTCAGAGAATCGAGCTTACCAAGATTTCGGTGTTGAAGCATTTAAATTGTCTGAAGAAGATG tttttaaccaaaaaaatcCATCAACAAGTAAAGAAGCTGAATCATCAGAAGAAATACCACAAACTGAGGAGTCAGATGAAGGTGTTTTATTTAAGGCTAATTCATATGATGAGAAAGATCAACCAACCTTGTTGCATTGGATATTGGCTCAAGGGAATAAAGCCTCTTTACAAGATATTTTAGATTACTGTGAAAAAGGATTAGCTTTG atcGACGCAGAGCCACTGAAAGAAAGAGAAGCAGAGCTGTATCATATATTGGAGTATGCCAACATGCACGGCTTGAAGCAAATAAAGGGCATCGAGGATCGTCTGTATGGATTGGATCAGCTGTTGAGTGAAGTGAAGAAAATTGAACGTGATCAGCATGATCAAGCGGCCTCCCTTATACAG TATCGTGATCGTTTAAACACGGCTTGCGACCCGTCGGTGTTGCCGACGCTGGTGCAGTCGCACTGCTGCCAGCTGGAGAAGTTGCTCAGCGGCCACCAGGTGTTGCTCGACATCCGGCGCCGCATCGCCAACTCCAAGGATGAACTCTCACACATACTCAAGGCTAGATTGGa GGCGGTGCTGATGATCGAGAACTCGATGTCGGTGCAGGACGCGCACGCGATGCTGTCGTTCCAGTGCTTCAACCGGCTGGCGAGGTACTTCGGCATCGTGGCGCAGCTGCACCAGGCACCTGCCGTCTTCGTACGAGCCGCTCACGAGGTAGCACGACGACGAGCGTTCTCCACCTCACATCTGAAG TGGGCGACAGATCTCGCGGAGAAGTTGCAGAAAATCCACGAAGAGGAAGTGAACCGTCGCCAGGAGTTCAATTCCTTGTTCGAGGGTCACTTCCTCAAGAACCTGTTCCCCGGCATGACGGAGCTGCCGCCCGCGTACGCGACGCAGGCGCCCCCTGTCTTCGACGCGCGGCTACCGAACATCAGTGATGAGGATGTCGACTATATATCTAATACTTTCCCAGATTTAGCTAAAGATGTACCGCATTACGATATGGAGGCGACAGTCAAGTTCTTTCATCAaag ACTATCCGCATCAGATCATGAAGAACGAGACATCGATATTCAAGTGGACCTCGATAA GGACTTCGAATCAGAGACGGAAGCAGGTGATTTCGAAAAGCTGAGTCGTCAAAGCGGTTTGTCGAAGCAAAAGATGGATATATCAACGACATGTGCTCCAGAAACTCTGGCAGTATCCACATTGACAGAG gaTAATATGGAcactcataaaataaacatcgaaAAGCTACAAGACTTTCTAAGTAAACTGTGCACTCTTTGTAAAgttaatatattgtatataaaagaagaattagttaaattaaaaatggatATTGATGAACAGAAGAAATACATGTCAGGGAAATATTTAGAAGTTATAAAAGAATGGGACAAGAGTAATTCAGAGGCAGCTATCAGGTTTAGAGAGCAGACGCAAAGGCTGACGGTGGATCATGAACTGGAAATGAGCGACATGAAAGCGTCTCTAACTGACaaagatgaaataattaattgtcttAAAAGAGAAAATGAAGAAATGAAAGTACAACATGAAATGGACATAAAAAGACTGGAAACAGAATGTCAGAGTTATAAAGAATTAGTTGAGAAAACCAGAGAAGAGTTAAAAGCGGTGGAGAAGAATTTAGAAGAAACAGAagcacaaaaacaaaagatgcACATGGACTTCAAAGCTGAAATAGAAGTTATGCGTTCGCG ATTTAGGTTTGTAGCACTTACTAATATGGATAGGTCGCCGTCAGAATCTAGCTTAGAGAAGATAGAGCGCGCCGATGTCATAGAGATCAACAGTCACAACGCAATAGTGATGCAGACAAAAGAGAACGCGGAGGTGGAGAAGGAAGAGGCGGTCAGAGTAGCAGTGGAGAAGTGTAGAGCGGAATGCGAACAGAAGATTACCGCAGAAGTCGCGCTACTTAAAGCGAAATTCGAAGCTGACAAGCAG GTGACTGTGAACGAGGTGACTCGACGCTTGCTGGCCGAGAAGGATCGTCAGCTAGAGGCGGGACGAGAGCGCGAGGCCGCGCTGCTGCGGGAGTGCGGCAAACATCGCGACACCATCCGGCAGCTCACCGACCCCGACACAGACTCCGCAGACACCATGCTTAAAACACAG CTTGCAACACTCGAGAACGAAAAGGCAGCACTTCAAACACAAATTGCGGAGCTTAAGAAAGAGCTGGAAAAGAAGAATGACGAGGGAGACAAGAGTAGAGAAGATGACAGTGAGGGAAG CAGATCGTCGCCGAAGCGGGAGGAGACTTGCGTGCGACGCGGGCGCGCGCGGTGCCACACGCCGTGCGGGCTGGCGGCGGGCGCGCTCAGCCTGTCCTCCTGTCTGCCTGGACACACCGTGCTGCTGCTCTGGGACCCAGCACATCTCAACTACACCGTCATGCAG GAGGCGTCGATGATGTACTTCGTGCACAGCGACTGCCTGCCGGCGCTGGACCTCAGCATCCACGTGAAGAACGAGAGCGAGCGCCGCCTCTACACCGTCGCCACCGTTGACTCCAAGGAGTTCTGCTACGCTAAGAAG AATGGCAACCGGTACCAGATGCCGCGTGGGTCGCGTTTCTACCGCGTGCGTGTGCGTCCTCTGAGACCGCACCTTCCACTGCCGCCTTGCTGCGACCAGCGACACAAGCAGG atatCCAAAAAGCAGTCGATACCAGCCAATCAACCAGTTCGAACACGGACGAGGCGTGCCGGGTGGGCGGAGTAAGCGAGGTGGGCGGGGCCAGTGAGGTGGGAGAGGTGGCGACCGCGACCCTGATCAATCTGGAGTCCCCTGTGGCGGGCGAAAGTGAGGCGCAGAGGGAGGCGGAGGACCAGCTCGACTCCATTGAGGCCAGCGACCAGTGGAACAGCGCCAGGATGCACATGTCTACAGTCAGCGCTGT TACGGACATGGAGTGCAGCGTTGGGCGTTGCGTCGGCGCTGAGCTGGAGCTGGCGCAGGAGGCGGCGCCCTGA